A genomic region of Arachis stenosperma cultivar V10309 chromosome 9, arast.V10309.gnm1.PFL2, whole genome shotgun sequence contains the following coding sequences:
- the LOC130950646 gene encoding protein PSK SIMULATOR 1, whose protein sequence is MGGICSKSWKATVDGVAVNNALISEGSSSRHANGHVNNEPAMTYQSIGLPTNSIDSSNSNVPPLVDDDELEKHERESFSFSGMEKVSYGSGADDINDGIPALSRALSHKSRSAKSKQAAAKVSEVSSLLGRAGTAGLGKAVEVLDTLGSSMTSLNLSSGFTSGMTTKGNKISILAFEVANTIVKGANLMQSLSKENIRHLKEVVLPSEGVQNLISKDMDELLRIAATDKREELKIFSGEVVRFGNRCKDPQWHNLDRYFEMLGSELTPQRQLKEEAEIVMQQLMTLVQCTAELYHESNALDRFDQDYRRKLQEEDNSNTTQRGDSLAILRAELKSQKKHVRNLKKKSLWSRILEEVMEKLVDIVHFLHLEIHEAFGSADNDQPVEESPGNSMKLGSAGLALHYANIITQIDTLVSRSSSVPPNTRDALYQGLPPNVKSALRSRLQSFQLKEELTVPQIKAEMEKTLQWLVPIATNTTKAHHGFGWVGEWANTGSEVNRKPAGQTDLLRIETLHHADKDKAEAYILELVVWLHHLVSQVRAGNGVRSPVKSPIRSPTQNIGQLFTQKACSNSPILTVEDQQMLRDVGKRKLTPGISKSQEFGTAKTRLSKHHRLSKSSSHSPISESSSKNDIFSSTSTRRLPSIPFIDFDIDRMKALDVIDRLDTIRSS, encoded by the exons ATGGGTGGTATTTGCTCAAAGTCATGGAAAGCCACTGTGGATGGTGTAGCTGTAAATAATGCTCTTATTAGCGAAGGCTCGTCGTCGAGACATGCTAACGGCCATGTTAATAATGAGCCTGCAATGACTTATCAGTCTATTGGACTTCCCACAAATAGTATAGATAGCAGCAATTCAAATGTTCCCCCtcttgttgatgatgatgagttgGAAAAGCATGAAAGGGAATCATTTTCCTTTTCTGGGATGGAAAAGGTATCGTATGGGTCCGGTGCAGACGATATCAACGATGGAATTCCTGCTCTATCTAGAGCTTTATCACATAAGTCCAGATCAGCCAAGTCCAAGCAGGCTGCTGCAAAG GTATCGGAAGTGAGTTCACTTTTGGGCAGAGCTGGTACAGCTGGGCTTGGCAAGGCGGTAGAAGTTTTAGATACGTTAGGTAGTAGTATGACAAGTTTGAATCTCAGTAGTGGTTTTACATCAGGCATGAcaacaaaaggaaataaaatttcaattttggcCTTTGAAGTCGCAAATACAATTGTTAAGGGTGCCAACCTGATGCAATCTCTTTCAAAAGAGAACATTAGACATTTGAAAGAAGTTGTTCTGCCATCTGAAGGAGTGCAAAATTTGATATCCAAAGATATGGATGAACTCCTAAGAATTGCTGCAACAGACAAAAG AGAAGAATTGAAAATCTTTTCTGGTGAAGTTGTACGTTTTGGAAACCGTTGCAAAGATCCTCAGTGGCACAACCTTGATCGTTACTTTGAGAT GTTAGGTTCAGAGCTTACACCACAAAGGCAATTGAAAGAGGAGGCAGAAATAGTGATGCAGCAACTAATGACACTTGTTCAATGTACAGCT GAGTTATATCATGAATCGAATGCCTTGGACAGATTTGATCAAGATTACCGGCGCAAGCTTCAAGAAGAGGACAATTCAAATACCACACAAAGAG GAGACAGCCTTGCAATTTTAAGAGCAGAATTGAAGAGTCAAAAGAAGCATGTGAGAAATTTGAAGAAAAAATCACTGTGGTCCAGGATTTTGGAAGAG GTAATGGAAAAGCTTGTAGACATTGTGCATTTTCTACATTTGGAGATACACGAAGCATTTGGCAGTGCTG ACAATGATCAGCCAGTAGAAGAGTCTCCGGGCAACTCGATGAAGTTGGGGTCTGCTGGTCTTGCTTTGCATTATGCAAATATTATCACCCAAATTGATACTCTT GTGTCTCGTTCGAGTTCCGTGCCTCCCAATACAAGGGATGCCTTATATCAAGGGCTACCACCTAATGTAAAATCGGCATTGCGATCAAGACTACAGTCATTTCAACTCAAGGAAGAG CTTACAGTCCCACAAATCAAAGCTGAAATGGAGAAAACTTTGCAGTGGCTTGTGCCTATTGCTACCAATACAACAAA AGCTCATCATGGCTTTGGATGGGTTGGAGAATGGGCAAATACAGG GTCTGAGGTCAACCGCAAACCTGCGGGTCAGACGGACTTATTAAGAATAGAGACACTACACCATGCCGATAAGGACAAAGCAGAAGCTTACATTCTTGAACTTGTTGTCTGGCTCCATCATCTTGTCAGCCAAGTCAGAGCTGGTAACGGAGTTAGGTCTCCGGTCAAGTCTCCGATTCGTTCTCCAACGCAAAACATAGGACAATTATTTACACAGAAAGCCTGCTCCAATTCTCCCATATTAACAGTAGAAGATCAGCAAATGCTTAGAGACGTCGGCAAGAGAAAACTGACGCCAGGAATCAGCAAGAGTCAGGAATTCGGCACAGCCAAGACTAGGTTGAGTAAGCACCATAGGCTGAGCAAGAGTAGTAGTCATTCCCCAATAAGTGAAAGTAGTAGTAAGAATGATATATTCTCTTCTACTTCAACAAGGAGGCTACCTTCAATTCCTTTTATTGACTTTGACATTGATAGAATGAAGGCCTTGGATGTCATTGATAGGTTGGATACAATTAGGAGTTCATAG
- the LOC130948141 gene encoding G-type lectin S-receptor-like serine/threonine-protein kinase At1g34300, which yields MVLLQRNMKLRKQPPLSLSLVTFISITIFTTATTIISPGTTLYASNTNQSWPSPNNTFSLRFHPLQTTPSSFIAAVVHSDGAPIIWSTGNSAAVDFGGYLRLLPAGNLRLVNGSGATLWDSNTSNIGVTSATVLESGNFVLSNGTSTVWSSFENPTDTIVPSQSFNLGMVLRSGVYSFFLQKSGNLTLSWNNSVTYWDQGLNFSMSGVNLSSPVLGLKSVGILEISDPNLTSPVVVAYSSDYNEGGNNVLRVLKLGDDGNLRVYSYLKGSEVVNVNWVAVEDQCEVFGYCGNYGVCSYDSKSEPLCGCPSQNFEMVDPNDGRKGCQRKVKLEDCVGKVAMLQLDHAKFLTYPPVFVVNPEIFFIGISACSGNCLAASSCFASTSLADGTGWCYIKTSNFISGYRNPALPSTSFIKVCPPVAPNSTPSLENVVKKHWRIHGWVVALVLSSILGFLAFEGGLWLWCFRNIPRFGGFSAHYALLEYASGAPIHFSYKELQRSTKGFKEKLGDGGFGAVYKGTLANKSVVAVKQLEGIEQGDKQFRMEVSTISSTHHLNLVRLIGFCSEGRHRLLVYEFMKNGSLDNFLFVDDELQSGKLLDWDQRFNIALGAARGLTYLHEECRNCIVHCDIKPENILLDENYNAKVSDFGLAKLSSATNHRHRTLTSVRGTRGYLAPEWLANLPITSKSDVYSYGMVVLEIVSGRRNFEVSEETNRKKCSIWAYEEFEKGNIRGVTDKRLFCEEVKLEKVERLIMACFWCIQEQPSMRPTMSKVVQMLEGVVDIENPPPPKSITMGFSSAINTNVADSSAL from the coding sequence atgGTGCTACTGCAGAGAAACATGAAACTCCGAAAACAACCACCTTTGTCACTGTCCCTTGTCACCTTCATATCTATCACTATCTTCACCACTGCCACCACCATCATCTCACCCGGAACAACTCTCTATGCTTCAAACACCAACCAATCGTGGCCTTCTCCCAACAACACCTTTTCCCTACGCTTCCACCCTCTCCAGACCACCCCATCTTCCTTCATCGCCGCCGTTGTACACTCCGATGGCGCCCCCATTATCTGGTCCACCGGAAATTCTGCGGCCGTGGACTTCGGCGGCTACCTCCGCCTTCTTCCAGCTGGAAACCTTCGCTTGGTTAATGGCTCCGGCGCTACCTTGTGGGACTCCAACACCAGCAACATAGGTGTCACCTCAGCAACGGTTCTTGAAAGTGGAAACTTTGTTCTCTCCAATGGAACTTCCACTGTTTGGTCAAGCTTTGAGAACCCCACTGATACAATTGTCCCTTCTCAAAGTTTCAATCTTGGTATGGTTCTGAGATCTGGGGTTTACTCATTCTTTCTTCAGAAATCTGGGAATCTTACCCTTAGTTGGAATAATAGTGTTACTTATTGGGATCAAGGCTTGAACTTTTCAATGAGTGGTGTGAATTTGAGTTCACCTGTATTAGGATTGAAGTCTGTGGGGATTTTGGAGATTAGTGATCCTAATTTGACTTCACCTGTGGTTGTTGCCTATAGTAGTGACTATAATGAAGGAGGGAACAATGTGTTGAGGGTTTTGAAGCTTGGTGATGATGGGAATTTGAGGGTTTATAGTTATTTGAAGGGTAGTGAAGTTGTGAATGTGAATTGGGTTGCTGTTGAGGATCAATGTGAGGTTTTTGGTTACTGTGGGAACTATGGTGTGTGTAGTTATGATTCAAAATCAGAACCTCTTTGTGGCTGTCCATCTCAGAATTTTGAGATGGTTGATCCTAATGATGGTAGGAAAGGGTGCCAGAGGAAGGTGAAGCTTGAGGACTGTGTTGGGAAGGTTGCTATGTTGCAATTGGATCATGCAAAATTCTTGACATACCCTCCTGTTTTTGTTGTTAATCCTGAGATATTTTTCATTGGTATTTCAGCTTGTAGTGGAAATTGTCTTGCTGCTAGTTCTTGTTTTGCGTCCACTTCCTTGGCGGATGGAACCGGATGGTGTTACATTAAGACGTCGAATTTCATCAGTGGATACCGGAATCCTGCGCTGCCTAGCACTTCCTTCATTAAGGTTTGTCCACCTGTAGCTCCAAACTCAACTCCCTCTTTGGAGAATGTTGTTAAGAAGCATTGGAGGATTCATGGTTGGgtagtagctttagttttgagtaGCATTTTAGGTTTCCTTGCATTTGAGGGTGGTTTATGGTTGTGGTGTTTTAGGAATATCCCGAGATTCGGTGGATTCTCTGCTCATTATGCTCTGCTTGAGTATGCATCCGGCGCACCAATCCATTTCTCTTACAAGGAACTTCAAAGGTCAACCAAGGGCTTCAAGGAGAAGCTAGGTGATGGTGGATTTGGTGCTGTTTATAAAGGAACTCTTGCTAATAAATCTGTTGTTGCTGTGAAGCAACTTGAGGGAATTGAGCAAGGTGACAAACAGTTTAGGATGGAGGTTTCTACCATAAGTAGCACCCATCATTTGAATCTAGTGAGGTTGATTGGTTTCTGTTCGGAAGGGCGTCACCGGCTTTTGGTATACGAGTTCATGAAAAATGGATCACTTGATAATTTCCtctttgttgatgatgaactacAATCAGGGAAATTATTGGATTGGGATCAAAGATTCAACATCGCCCTTGGCGCCGCGAGAGGCCTGACATACCTTCATGAGGAGTGTAGAAACTGCATTGTTCATTGTGACATCAAGCCTGAAAACATTCTCTTAGACGAGAACTACAACGCAAAAGTCTCGGATTTTGGCCTTGCAAAGCTCTCGAGTGCCACGAATCACCGGCACAGAACATTGACTAGTGTGAGAGGAACAAGAGGGTACCTAGCGCCGGAATGGCTGGCAAACCTTCCAATTACTTCGAAATCAGATGTGTATAGTTATGGTATGGTTGTGTTGGAGATAGTGAGTGGTAGAAGGAACTTTGAAGTCTCAGAAGAAACAAACAGAAAGAAATGTTCAATATGGGCCTATGAGGAGTTTGAGAAAGGTAACATAAGAGGTGTGACTGACAAAAGATTGTTTTGTGAAGAAGTGAAGTTGGAGAAAGTAGAGAGATTGATTATGGCATGTTTTTGGTGCATTCAGGAGCAGCCATCAATGAGGCCAACAATGAGCAAGGTTGTTCAAATGCTAGAAGGTGTGGTAGATATTGAAAATCCACCACCACCAAAATCCATTACAATGGGATTTTCTAGTGCAATTAACACCAATGTTGCAGATTCATCAGCTTTGTAA
- the LOC130947384 gene encoding protein-tyrosine-phosphatase PTP1 has protein sequence MAASSAGNPPTSSLSSSAALSREKLNFSADYPARIALSPDQLKHCTEALSFFKEKLHTPQRIAQEFARLQANRITPSEMRRRCTVALDAVNLNKNRYTDVLPFDNNRVVLKSSTDYRPEAQGYINASCISASLPGNVSQFIATQGPLPHTYEDFWEMVIQYHCPAIVMLTKLVDNYKTIKCGDYFQAEDGPRECGNISIISKWIKSTETSLVLRHLEVNHKEAEDTPLSVLHIQYPEWPDHGVPRDTSAVREIFRRLHHLPANLGPIVVHCSAGIGRTGTYCTIHNTIQRILAGDMSALDISSTIAMFRSQRIGMVQTQDQFVFCYEAIIDELEDLVSLQQ, from the exons ATGGCAGCCTCGTCCGCCGGAAATCCGCCGACCTCCTCCCTTTCCTCATCCGCAGCATTATCTCGCGAGAAATTGAATTTCTCGGCGGATTATCCCGCGCGAATCGCACTCTCCCCCGATCAGCTGAAACACTGTACAGAAGCGCTCTCGTTCTTCAAGGAGAAGCTCCACACTCCTCAGAGGATAGCTCAAGAGTTTGCTCGCTTGCAG GCAAATAGGATAACGCCAAGTGAGATGAGGAGAAGATGCACTGTGGCTCTGGATGCTGTTAATTTGAACAAAAATCGATATACTGATGTGTTGCCAT TTGACAATAACAGGGTTGTTCTCAAGTCTAGCACGGATTATAGGCCTGAAGCACAGGGATATATCAATGCAAGCTGCATATCT GCCTCTTTGCCCGGAAATGTGTCGCAATTTATAGCCACACAAGGGCCGTTGCCTCACACATATGAGGATTTCTGGGAAATGGTAATCCAATATCATTGCCCTGCAATTGTGATGCTTACTAAGTTGGTCGACAATTACAAG ACGATAAAGTGTGGAGATTACTTTCAAGCTGAGGATGGACCTAGAGAATGTGGTAATATCTCTATTATCAGTAAATGGATAAAATCTACTGAAACTTCACTGGTGTTGCGCCATTTGGAAGTAAACCATAAAGAG GCCGAAGATACACCGTTATCTGTTTTGCACATTCAGTATCCTGAATGGCCAGACCATGGAGTTCCAAGAGATACATCTGCCGTTCGTGAGATTTTTAGAAGATTGCACCATTTACCGGCAAACCTTGGCCCAATAGTGGTGCACTGCAG TGCAGGCATTGGTAGAACTGGAACATACTGCACAATTCACAACACAATTCAGAGAATACTTGCTGGTGATATGTCCGCTTTAGATATCTCAAGTACAATAGCTATGTTCAGGTCCCAACGAATTGGAATGGTTCAGACCCAG GATCAGTTTGTTTTCTGCTATGAAGCTATCATAGATGAACTAGAAGACCTTGTTTCTCTACAGCAGTGA